Proteins encoded by one window of Anopheles maculipalpis chromosome 2RL, idAnoMacuDA_375_x, whole genome shotgun sequence:
- the LOC126558596 gene encoding uncharacterized protein LOC126558596, with product MPRRKPITKLGVFGKYDLNPEQAAENYFESKLNNKFYVNVPGWDVARNGFELKGIHNDHDYMEITKEQHRMREQAQRQVVVNRKRLEQTTDLLQRMRAEFVELNDFLKDCEMKEQNALDTVKREKQKHELYGQKIAQLETDLETLDEFVVKYEATINTFEPFEKVMEQTIAESKSFDSMQDLIQRCDSLLLAQVEISAVEQQKIQEIEEIRQNLFKATKTALHIITGLNNDLSELLTQYVAAKEEGLRWEKSVTVVKSYMVENESSINCLLDAINHVYILLRKRRGSAPIAPRGDVETQLDHIKDEIEILHDVRKQAAAKLRNDGHSLCGEKGTERRKTTL from the exons ATGCCACGTAGAAAGCCAATCACCAAGCTGGGCGTGTTTGGAAAATATGATCTAAATCCGGAGCAGGCAGCAGAAAACTACTTCGAATCGAAATTGAACAATAAGTTTTATGT TAACGTTCCCGGCTGGGATGTCGCACGCAATGGATTCGAGCTTAAGGGCATTCACAATGATCATGACTATATGGAAATCACCAAGGAACAGCATCGAATGCGTGAACAAGCCCAACGCCAGGTGGTGGTCAATCGGAAACGCTTGGAGCAGACGACCGATCTACTGCAGCGAATGCGGGCCGAATTTGTCGAGTTGAACGATTTCCTTAAAGATTGCGAAATGAAGGAACAGAACGCACTGGATACG GTTAAAcgggaaaagcaaaagcacgAACTATATGGACAAAAGATTGCACAGCTCGAGACGGATCTAGAAACGTTAGACGAGTTTGTAGTAAAATATGAGGCAACGATCAACACATTTGAACCGTTCGAG AAAGTCATGGAACAAACGATCGCCGAATCAAAGAGCTTCGACAGTATGCAAGATCTTATTCAGCGTTGCGATTCACTTT TGCTGGCACAGGTTGAAATTTCTGCAGTGGAGCAACAAAAGATCCAAGAAATAGAGGAAATACGACAGAATCTGTTCAAGGCAACCAAGACGGCGCTGCACATAATTACCGGTTTAAATAATGACCTATCGGAACTATTG ACACAATACGTTGCCGCCAAGGAGGAGGGATTACGGTGGGAAAAATCCGTCACCGTCGTCAAGAGCTACATGGTGGAGAATGAGTCGAGCATCAACTGTCTACTGGACGCAATCAATCACGTGTACATTCTGTTACGCAAACGCCGAGGATCGGCACCGATCGCACCACGTGGCGATGTCGAAACGCAGCTCGATCACATCAAGGATGAAATCGAGATACTGCACGATGTACGTAAGCAGGCAGCGGCTAAGCTACGCAACGATGGGCATAGCCTGTGCGGAGAGAAGGGCACGGAGCGACGCAAGACGACACTGTAA